The following DNA comes from Flavisolibacter ginsenosidimutans.
CCGAATGAAAAGAGGCTAATACAGCAGCGGATACATTCACGTCATCCGAGGCCTGGGCCTTTGTGTTTACCAGTGACAAGACACTGATTAAGGTTACCAATAAAAATTTCATAACGTTGGTTTTAGAAGTTTTAAATTTTGTTTTTGTCGTATGGTTAATGTGACGGAACAAAAGTAAAATTGGTTACAGGGCAGGTCAAGCGAATTGTGAGGAATGGACAAGGCTGTTAAGCATCTTAACACGACCTTGAAAAAAAGTTAAGGTGCACCAACTGTATATTTAGTGTGATGAATTACCTCGCCCATGCGTATCTGTCGTTTAACGAGCCGCACATTTTGGTGGGAAATATGATTTCGGATTTTGTAAAAGGAAGGCAGAAATCTTTATATGCGGCAAGCGTTCAAAAGGGAATTCAGTTGCACCGCTTCATTGACGCCTTCACCGACGATCATCCCGTTACCGCAAAAGCCAAGCAAATCTTCCGGCCACAGTATCGTTTGTACAGCGGACCAATCATGGACGTTGTGTACGATCATTTTCTGGCAAGCGATGAAAATGTTTTTCCCAATGATTCGCTTCTTTCCTTCACCCACGGTGTCTACCAAACATTGGAAGAAGAAACGATTCACCTGCCACAACGTTTTTTGCCTGTGCTCACGTACATGAAGATGGAAAACTGGCTTTATCATTACCGCACCACCGACGGCATTTACAAAAGCCTGCGCGGATTAATAAGACGGGCCGCTTTTATCAGCGACAGTCAGCCGGCCCTTGAGTTGTTGCTGAAACATTACGACGAGTTGCGGAATTATTACGAAGAATTCTTTCCCGCTGTTAAACAAACGACAAAACAAAAACTCGCCGAACTTCTCGCCTGATTTTTTCTGTACTAAAACGCTTGCCCGCAATACATTTGCGGCTAAATATCCTGCGTATGAACAAACTTTTTTTTCTCTGTAGTCTCGCCTTTGCGCAAGTTTGTTTTGCGCAAACATCCGTTACGAACGTTATGCCCGCAACCACCGCATCGCCTTCCGTAAAGTTGCCGCAATTAGACAAGTCGCCGATGGATATGGCTTATTACCCCGACAATTACCCGGTGCTGAAAATTCAGGATAAAGTAACGGAGCCTTTGGTGGCAAGAGTGGTTTACAGCCGTCCGCAAAAAGAAGGAAGAGTGATTTTTGGCGGACTGATTGAGTACGGAAAAGTATGGCGGCTGGGTGCGAACGAAGCAACGGAAATTGAACTCTATCGCGATGTAAAGATTAAAGACAAGAAATTGTCGAAGGGACGTTACACGCTTTATGCGCTGCCTACCGAAACGCAATGGACCATCATCTTCAACAAGGACCTTGACACTTGGGGCGCCTTTAAATACGATGAAAAGAAAGACGTTTTGCGGGTAGATGTGCCGGTGCAAAAGAACAGTCCGGCAACCGAAGCTTTTACAATTGTATTCACCAAATCCGCTACCGGCGCCGACATGCTGATGGCTTGGGACGAAGCGAAGGTGACGCTTCCGTTCACGTTTAAATAAACACGTCTAACATAGCAACCCTGCCCTTGCAGGGTTTTTTTAATGCACACAAGATGACGCTACGTCAACGAATTTTAAAGCTGGTTTATCCGCTTTTTCTTTTGGCAAGACGAAACACGGCCAAAGTGCACTTAATTCAAGGCAAGCCGGTTGTACCGCCGGTTTCGTTTTACTCGCTTTCAGTCACTTTGAACAACGGCAAGGAGTTCTCGTTTAATAATTTGAGAGGAAAGAAAGTATTGCTGGTAAACACAGCCAGCGACTGCGGTTACACGCCGCAGTACGCCGAACTCCAAAAATTGTATCAACATTCAAAAGAAGACTTGGAGATCATCGCCTTTCCGGCAAACGATTTTAAAGAGCAGGAGAAAGGCAGCGACGAAGAGATTGCGAAGTTTTGTTCGGTTAATTACGGCGTTAGTTTTCCACTAGCGAAGAAAACGATGGTTGTGAAAAACGAAGCGCAGCATCCGGTGTTCCGCTGGCTTACGTCAAAAGAAAAAAACGGCTGGAACGACCGGCTGCCTTCGTGGAATTTTGCCAAATACCTTGTGAACGAAGAAGGAGTACTCACACATTGTTTCGAACCCGCTGTTTCGCCACTGAGCACCGAAATCATTGCCGCCATCCATGCGTGATGCGGAACGGCTTTTGCGTAAATTCATCGCATGACAAGCAGCGACTGGATCGGAACGGTAGGCGTATTTCTCATTTTGGTAGCGTATTTCTGCAGCACCTTTGGTTGGATGTCGTCGCAAAGCAAAATCTTTTTCGCCCTGAACACAATCGGCGCAGCCATGACTTGCTTTGCCTCTTACCTGATTCGTTACTGGCCGTTCTGCGTGCTGGAAGGAACGTGGGCAATCGTTTCCCTTATTGGCTGGATTAAAGCAAAAGAATGAACGTGTATTTCATCAGCGGGCTTGGCGCCGACAGGCGAGCGTTTGAACGGATACAATTGCCGCCGGAATTTTCCGTTCATTACCTTGATTGGATTGCACCACACAAGGCTGAATCGCTGGAAGATTACGCGGTGCGGTTAGGCAATGGCATTGATACGTCAAAACCCTTCGCGCTTGTGGGCTTGTCCATGGGCGGCATGATTGCTTCGGTGCTTTCGCAAAAACTTCATCCGCAAAAAACAATTCTGATTTCAAGTGTAGCTTGCGTAGCGGAGTTTCCGAAGCTTTTCAAATTTGCCCGCCACGTTCCGCTTTACAAGATTGTACCGCTGTGGCTCTTGCGCAAACCCAATCTGCTGGTGCATTGGATGTTTGGCGCACGGTCAAAGAATGAAAAGCGGTTGATGGATTATATCATTACCAACACACAACCGGCTTTTGTACGCTGGGCAATGCACGCCATCATTCGCTGGGGCCAAAAAGAACGGCCGAAAAATCTTTTTCACATTCACGGCAGCGCTGATAAAATTCTACCGGTTAAATACACCAAAGCCGATTGCATCATTGACCGTGGCTCGCATTTCATGGTGTGGACAAGAGCTGGCGAAGTGTCCAGGCGATTGGCAGATGTCTTGTCGTCAACACATTCACTTTCCCATTAGCTGCCGCCTAATTTCTTACTTTTGTCCCCTTATTATCATTATGAAAATTCACAAAGAAGGATTCAGAACCATCGTCATCAGCACCTTCGTTGCGGCGGCGATCATTGTGTTAACGGTATTGCTGGTGATGCCTGCTTATCCCATCCTCGGCTGGATTACGGTGATGGCAATTTTAGGCTTGCTGGTTTTTATTCTTTCGTTCTTTCGCATACCTGCCCGTGATTATTCTGATGGCGAAGACGTCATCGTTGCACCCTGCGACGGCACGGTGGTGGTGATTGAAGAAGTGCAGGCCGACGAATATTTTAAAGACCGCCGTTTGCAGCTTTCCATTTTTATGAGCCCGCTGAACGTACACGTAAACCGCAACCCGGTGAGCGGCGAGGTGATGTACAGCGAATATCACAAAGGAAAATACTTAGTGGCCTGGCATCCAAAATCATCCACGGAAAACGAACGCCATTCGGTTGTTTACAAATCGGGCGGAAAAGAATTGCTGGTAAAGCAAATTGCCGGCGCATTGGCCAAGCGCATTGTCAACTACTTAAAGCCCGGCGACAACGTAAAGCAGGCCGAAGAAATGGGCTTCATCAAATTTGGTTCAAGGGTTGATTTGCTCCTGCCCATCGGCACCAAAATCGAAGTGAACATGAACCAGAAAGTAAAAGGCGGCGTAACTGTGCTGGCGCGGTGGTGAGAGAGGTGAAAAAGTAGAAGATAAAAAATAAAAGGCGTGTTTTACTTGGTATACGTTATTTCTGTGCAGTCTATTTTCGAAGCAATGTAAAGCAGTTGCTTCCACGCTTTACTGTTTTTAAAAAAAGTGATGGGTTTGTATTGATTTGGTTGATGTGTAAAGAGCCATCCATCAAATTGTGAAAGTCCGTAGTAGCCGCTCAATTCAATTTTACCATCTTTAATTACCGCAATGATTGCCGTAAATCCTTCTATGAAGGGCGATTTTGCAGCGAATGTTCTTAGTGTGTCCATGTTCCCATCTTCCCGAACAATGTAATCACATTTACCAAGCGCATATTTCACCTGCCAGTATAGCGAATCCGTTTTCTTTGGGATCAGATTTATTTTGGTGTCTTCGTTTTGCTGGGCAGATGCGATGAACGGCAGAAATAGAAGTAGGGTATACAACTTTTTCATGTCTCAAGGTTACGCTTTTACTCTAACATTTTATGAGGGGCCATGTTTGTGCATCAAAAAATTTTTCTATCTTAATAGTCTAAACGATGGGTTATGAAAAAATACCTACTCATTTTCCTGGCTTTGCTCTTAACCGCGGCCGTCGTAACCGCCACTGTTTTAAACAGCAATAAAAGGCCAACCAAAAGCACGAACGGCAAATGCAACGCAAAAACCGAATGCAGTGCCAAAGGCTCGCACTGTCCTTTCTCTAGCGTTGCTTGCTATTAAAGAAAATCCCGCCGCCGGCGGGGTTTTTTATAAAAAGTCTTTCAGTTCTTTTAAATGGTAAACCGTATAGGTTGGCTCTACTTCTTGTTCGGCATGATGATAATTTACGTGCACCGCATCCATGCCCACGCCCAAGGCGCCCAACACATCCACGTCAACCGCATCGCCAATCATCAGGCTTTCTTCTACCCTTGCTCCCGTTTTGTTTAGTGCGTATTCAAAAATTTCTTTTTGCGGCTTCAAACTGTTGCTGCCTTCCGAGGTGACCACCACTTTAAAAAATTCATCAAGCCCCGAACTTTTCAACTTGCTGTGCTGCACTTCGTCAAAGCCGTTGGTGATGATGTGCAGGCCGTAGCTTTTTTCACGCAGGTATTGCAGCACTTCTTTCGTATCGGGAAAAAGAAGCGTTCGCGTAGGAAGCAGTTGCAAAAACAGTTCGTTCATTTGTTTGGCCAGGGCTTCATCGGCAATCTTAAAGTCAAGCAATGCCAGCCACATTCTTTTCAGCCGCAGTTCATCTTGCTTGATCTGGCCGGCCCGGTATTTGGCCCAAAGGTTTTCGTTGTGTACAAGATAATTCCGGTAAAAGGCATCAAAATCGTGAATGCCTTTTTCGGGCAGATTCAAATCAACGTGAAGCTGCATGAGCGAAGCTCTGGCGTTGGCATCAAAGTCCCAAAGCGTGTGATCAAGGTCGAAGAAGAGATGCTTGTATTTCATTGAAGGGCAAAAGTCAAAATTCAAAAGTAAAAAGAAGACCAGTAAACTGTGGAGAAGTTTTAAATTTTGACTTTTTACTTTTGATTTGTTTATACAAAACCAGAAACCGAATGAATGCCGTCATCACCGGAGCATCGCGTGGCATTGGAAAAGCCCTGGCCGAAATTTTTGCCCTGCACGGCTACAATCTTTTTCTCTGTTCCAAAACCGAAAGTCATCTTTTGCAAACCATCGAAGAATTAAAAACAAAGTTTCCTGCCGTAAGCGTTGACGGCAAGGCACTCGACATCGGCCAAAAAGAAAAAGCAATCCTGTTCAGTGAATGGGTGCTGAACAATGCCGATTCGATTGATGTGCTTATCAACAACACCGGCACGTTTATTCAAGGCAATGTTTCCGACGAACCCGACGGTGCGCTGGAAGAAATGCTGAACGTAAACCTCTTCAGTGCTTATCACACCACGCGAACCTTGTTGCCAAAAATGAAAGCGCAAAAAAGCGGTCACATTTTCACCATGTGCTCCATCGCAAGTTTGGCGGCGTATCTCGGCGGCGGTGCTTACAGCATCAGCAAGTTTGCCTTGCTGGGCTTCGCCAAAAACCTTCGTGCGGAGTTAAAAGAACACGGCATAAAAGTCACGGCCGTTATTCCCGGCGCGGTTTATACCGATTCGTGGAAAGGCAGCGGTATTTTGGAACAACGCATCATGCAAGCAGACGATGTGGCAAAGATGATTTTTGCCGCCACACAACTTTCGCCGCAGGCCGTTGTGGAAGACATTGTGCTAAGGCCGCAACTGGGCGATTTATGAGGCATAAAACAGTGTGCGGCAGTAAAAGAGTTTCTATAAACAGTTTATGGGCCAAGGGTTCATTAGTCTATTAAGCTTTTCTTGCGTCGCACTCGTGTACGTCCTTATCGCTATTCACCATCTCTTGCGTAACTCGCCATAAAAGCGGTCGCTTTTGTTTGATGGCATCATTTGAGTCCTTCTTCCTTTTCATTGAGCGAGAAAGAACAACGTTTAGTTCAACTGCCTCGCCAAAACAACGGCCTGCTTAAAACTTTTCTTCTTCCCTTGCAGGTTAAAAATCTCGGTAAGCACAACGTACGTACCGATGGATAGTTTGGTGTGGTTCTCGCCAAGACCATCCCAAATCCAACTTCCTTTTAAACCGAGTAAATCATTTTTTACCAATTGCCTTACCAATCGTCCACTTGCGTCAAAGATGAAAACGTTGGCAACGTATCCAGGTTCTTCTACTTTGTAATTGACGTCGGCAATGTCATCACGGCCATCGTTATCCGGCGAAAATATTTTGGGTGAAACGTCTATCGTTGCTTTTACGTCTTCTGGCCGTTTGTATTGTGAGTTCTTATACGTCGGTGTCCCGTAGCCAGCGGTTGCCGCCGCCGAGTGCCAGTTGTTTTTGCTTTGCGAAGCGGCACCGGGGTCAATTCTTTCCAATGCAACGCCTTCATCATCGTTGATTAAACCAAACTGCCAATCCTTGTTATAAACCACTTCGTCAACGATGGTTCCGTTCAGGTCTATCAAAACAACGTTGCCTTTGTCATCGGGATAAGACGGAAGGGAAGAAAGCTGCAACAAAGCGTCTTCGTTCTTTACAAAGTATTGGCCTTTCAAAACCGAAGCATCTTCCGTTACAACAAGATAATCATCCGGAAAAAGATAGAACGGGTCTTCGCTTATTTTCTTTAACGATGCAACTAGGCCGCCACTGCTTCTGTTGGCAACGTAAAGTTTTGAAGCGTCAATAATTTTTTTGCTGCGGTTGTAAACTTCAACGTAATCGCTGCCGGGTGATTTTGGGTTGAAAAGAATTTCGTTTATCACTGCATCGTTTGAAATTGGTGTTTGCGGTAAACCAATCCTTGTTTTGTTATAAGCACCGATGGCGTTGCCTTTGCAATCGGTAACGTTGGATGCGGTTATCGTGTAAATCGTTGATGGTTGCAAGGGTGAATTCAGTTTTAGTTGTACCGCGTTGAATTGCGATGCAACGCTTAAAGCCGAAGCAATGCTTAATCCATTAATGGAATAATTTGAAACCGCTGCACCCGACGAGCTATCAAGCGGTTCGTTAAACAACAAAACAATATTCAAACTATCCGGGGTATATGCTCTTTTCAGTTGCGGCGGTGTTGCATCGGTGTTTGTTCCGTTTACCGAATTAGTTTTTCCCGGCGTGCCACCCAAATTGTTGATGCTTGCTTTCCAGTTTTCTTTTCCGCCGCAGGGATTTTTTGCGTCAATCATTTCCAAACTCCAGCCGCCGTCTTTCTTTGCTTCGTTGCCGTACCAATCGCTTGTGTAGGCTACGCAATGAATGACTTTGTTCTGCGGCGAACGGAGTGTGAGCACATCGCCTTCATTGTCCAGAGAGGGAAAGGAAGCAACGCCGATTGTCCTTCCATAAACGGAAAACGCAGCCACATTGCTGTTGCTGCAAAGAACCACGACGCTGTCGGGTTGTAAAACAAACGAAGCGGTAATTGTAGCCGTACTTGTTGCGTCGCTTAATTTCCATCCACTCAAATTAAAAGCGGTAGACGAAACATTTCTAATCTCGATGTATTCTGCGTTTGGCAGGCCAACCACCGGCGTCGGGTCAGCCATAATTTCGGTGATGACCATATCATAACGGGCGGCGGTTTGCGCCTTTGCGCAAAGGCAACCGCACAGCAAAAGCAGCAGCAGGTTAGTTTTGGACATGATACGAATCTAAAAATTTTTTACACGGAAACGAAAGAACAGGATGCACCGAAAAGTTTTTGCAATTATATTCGCTTCGCAATGCAAAAAAGTAAACAGACCAAACGCACAAAGAAACAATTCCTCAGAAGGGAAGGTGTGTAACGTTTGGTACGTTCAAAATAAATTACAGGCCTTCCCCAACCGGAAGGCTTTTTTGTTAAACAGTCAAACCATCAAACGTCAAAAAATGAAAGTTGCAGTCGTTGGTGCCACCGGTCTTGTGGGCACAAAAATGTTACAGGTTCTTGCCGAAAGAAATTTTCCTGTTGATGAACTCATTCCCGTTGCTTCCGAAAAATCGGTGGGCAAGGAGGTGGAGTTTAAAGGAAAAAAATACAAGGTCGTAAGTATGCAGGATGCCATTGCGCTGAAACCCGCCGTGGCTTTGTTTTCTGCCGGTGGCAGCACCTCGCTTGAGTGGGCGCCGAAATTTGCCGAAGCCGGCATTACGGTGATTGACAATTCTTCCGCCTGGCGCATGGACCCGGCAAAACCTTTGGTTGTTCCGGAAGTAAATGCGAACGTCTTATCTGCTGATGACAAGATCATTGCCAATCCAAATTGCTCGACTATTCAAATGGTAGTGGCGCTACAACCGCTGCACAAAAAATACGGCATCAAACGCGTGGTGGTTTCTACTTATCAAAGTGTAACCGGCACGGGCAAAAAAGCCGTTGACCAATTGAACAACGAACGCGATGGCAAGGAAGGAGAGATGGCCTACAAGTATCCAATTGACTTGAACGTGATTCCGCAAATCGATGTCTTCCTCGACAACGGCTACACCAAAGAGGAAATGAAAATGGTGAATGAAACCAAAAAAATCATGGGCGATGATTCCATTCGCGTCACCTCAACCACCGTTCGCATTCCCGTTGTTGGTGGCCACAGCGAAAGCGTGAACATTGAGTTTGAGGCCGATTTCGATTTAGCCGAAGTAAAGCAACTCTTAAGCGAAGCACCCGGCATTGTTGTGCAAGACGAACCTTCGCAACAACTTTATCCCATGCCTTTGTGGGCGCACGAAAAAGACGAAGTTTTTGTCGGAAGAATTCGCCGCGACGAAACACAACCCAACACGCTCAACATGTGGATCGTGAGCGACAACCTTCGCAAAGGCGCCGCTACCAACGCTGTGCAGATTGCAGAGTATTTGTTAGAGAAAGGCATTCTACAAAAAGAAGCGGAGTTGAGCGCAGCGATTAGTTGAATGGTTGAACGGTTGATTGGTTGATTAGTAAGCAGCCTGCATTTCTAATCAACCAATCAACTAATCAACAAACACAGTGCTCACCGCAATGGCTTCATTCGCGTTCAGGTCTTCTTCTACCTGCTTCAACTTCATGCGAATGGCTTGCACCGGCGCTTTGCCCAGCGGCAACCGCAGCGCTTTGTTCTCGCTGTACACGTAATCAACAATGGCCTTTGCTGCCTTCACAGGGTCGCCTTCCTGCTTGCCGTTCATGTCGTTCACGTACTTGTAAGTGTTGCCTACCGGCGAGCTTTGATAGGCTTCAATTTTTTGTGCGGCGGCTTTCATTGAACCGGCTAAAAACTCCGTGCGAAAAGGGCCCGGTTCAACAATGGTTACTTTGATGCCAAACGGTGCAACTTCCAGTGCCAATGCTTCGCTGAAGCCTTCCAGTGCAAACTTGCTGGCGTTGTATAACCCAAAACCCGCACCGGCTCTAAAGCCTGCCTGTGAAGAAATCTGCACAATGTGTCCCGATCCTTGTTGACGCATGATGGGCAGCGCGGCTTTCGTCATTGCAATCGCACCAAAGAAATTTGTTTCCATCTGTGCTCTTATCTCTTCCATCGAAAATTCTTCAATGGCGCCCAGCGTTCCGTAGCCGGCGTTGTTTACCAATACGTCTATTCGTCCAAATTTTTCAATTGTCTGCTGCAAGGCGGCAGGAACTTTTTCTGTTTGCGTCACATCCAGTACAACACCAATGCCCTTACCGCCGTGTTGTTGCGAGAATTCATTTGCCTGTTCTTCTTTGCGAAAAGTGGCGGCAAGCTTGTCGCCTTTTTCGATGATCGCTTTTGCCAGTTCTGCGCCAAAGCCGCTTGA
Coding sequences within:
- a CDS encoding acyl carrier protein phosphodiesterase; amino-acid sequence: MNYLAHAYLSFNEPHILVGNMISDFVKGRQKSLYAASVQKGIQLHRFIDAFTDDHPVTAKAKQIFRPQYRLYSGPIMDVVYDHFLASDENVFPNDSLLSFTHGVYQTLEEETIHLPQRFLPVLTYMKMENWLYHYRTTDGIYKSLRGLIRRAAFISDSQPALELLLKHYDELRNYYEEFFPAVKQTTKQKLAELLA
- a CDS encoding DUF2911 domain-containing protein; protein product: MNKLFFLCSLAFAQVCFAQTSVTNVMPATTASPSVKLPQLDKSPMDMAYYPDNYPVLKIQDKVTEPLVARVVYSRPQKEGRVIFGGLIEYGKVWRLGANEATEIELYRDVKIKDKKLSKGRYTLYALPTETQWTIIFNKDLDTWGAFKYDEKKDVLRVDVPVQKNSPATEAFTIVFTKSATGADMLMAWDEAKVTLPFTFK
- a CDS encoding glutathione peroxidase, whose protein sequence is MTLRQRILKLVYPLFLLARRNTAKVHLIQGKPVVPPVSFYSLSVTLNNGKEFSFNNLRGKKVLLVNTASDCGYTPQYAELQKLYQHSKEDLEIIAFPANDFKEQEKGSDEEIAKFCSVNYGVSFPLAKKTMVVKNEAQHPVFRWLTSKEKNGWNDRLPSWNFAKYLVNEEGVLTHCFEPAVSPLSTEIIAAIHA
- a CDS encoding CBU_0592 family membrane protein — protein: MTSSDWIGTVGVFLILVAYFCSTFGWMSSQSKIFFALNTIGAAMTCFASYLIRYWPFCVLEGTWAIVSLIGWIKAKE
- a CDS encoding alpha/beta fold hydrolase, giving the protein MNVYFISGLGADRRAFERIQLPPEFSVHYLDWIAPHKAESLEDYAVRLGNGIDTSKPFALVGLSMGGMIASVLSQKLHPQKTILISSVACVAEFPKLFKFARHVPLYKIVPLWLLRKPNLLVHWMFGARSKNEKRLMDYIITNTQPAFVRWAMHAIIRWGQKERPKNLFHIHGSADKILPVKYTKADCIIDRGSHFMVWTRAGEVSRRLADVLSSTHSLSH
- a CDS encoding phosphatidylserine decarboxylase family protein, yielding MKIHKEGFRTIVISTFVAAAIIVLTVLLVMPAYPILGWITVMAILGLLVFILSFFRIPARDYSDGEDVIVAPCDGTVVVIEEVQADEYFKDRRLQLSIFMSPLNVHVNRNPVSGEVMYSEYHKGKYLVAWHPKSSTENERHSVVYKSGGKELLVKQIAGALAKRIVNYLKPGDNVKQAEEMGFIKFGSRVDLLLPIGTKIEVNMNQKVKGGVTVLARW
- a CDS encoding YjjG family noncanonical pyrimidine nucleotidase — translated: MKYKHLFFDLDHTLWDFDANARASLMQLHVDLNLPEKGIHDFDAFYRNYLVHNENLWAKYRAGQIKQDELRLKRMWLALLDFKIADEALAKQMNELFLQLLPTRTLLFPDTKEVLQYLREKSYGLHIITNGFDEVQHSKLKSSGLDEFFKVVVTSEGSNSLKPQKEIFEYALNKTGARVEESLMIGDAVDVDVLGALGVGMDAVHVNYHHAEQEVEPTYTVYHLKELKDFL
- a CDS encoding SDR family oxidoreductase; this encodes MNAVITGASRGIGKALAEIFALHGYNLFLCSKTESHLLQTIEELKTKFPAVSVDGKALDIGQKEKAILFSEWVLNNADSIDVLINNTGTFIQGNVSDEPDGALEEMLNVNLFSAYHTTRTLLPKMKAQKSGHIFTMCSIASLAAYLGGGAYSISKFALLGFAKNLRAELKEHGIKVTAVIPGAVYTDSWKGSGILEQRIMQADDVAKMIFAATQLSPQAVVEDIVLRPQLGDL
- a CDS encoding lamin tail domain-containing protein, translating into MSKTNLLLLLLCGCLCAKAQTAARYDMVITEIMADPTPVVGLPNAEYIEIRNVSSTAFNLSGWKLSDATSTATITASFVLQPDSVVVLCSNSNVAAFSVYGRTIGVASFPSLDNEGDVLTLRSPQNKVIHCVAYTSDWYGNEAKKDGGWSLEMIDAKNPCGGKENWKASINNLGGTPGKTNSVNGTNTDATPPQLKRAYTPDSLNIVLLFNEPLDSSSGAAVSNYSINGLSIASALSVASQFNAVQLKLNSPLQPSTIYTITASNVTDCKGNAIGAYNKTRIGLPQTPISNDAVINEILFNPKSPGSDYVEVYNRSKKIIDASKLYVANRSSGGLVASLKKISEDPFYLFPDDYLVVTEDASVLKGQYFVKNEDALLQLSSLPSYPDDKGNVVLIDLNGTIVDEVVYNKDWQFGLINDDEGVALERIDPGAASQSKNNWHSAAATAGYGTPTYKNSQYKRPEDVKATIDVSPKIFSPDNDGRDDIADVNYKVEEPGYVANVFIFDASGRLVRQLVKNDLLGLKGSWIWDGLGENHTKLSIGTYVVLTEIFNLQGKKKSFKQAVVLARQLN
- a CDS encoding aspartate-semialdehyde dehydrogenase — its product is MKVAVVGATGLVGTKMLQVLAERNFPVDELIPVASEKSVGKEVEFKGKKYKVVSMQDAIALKPAVALFSAGGSTSLEWAPKFAEAGITVIDNSSAWRMDPAKPLVVPEVNANVLSADDKIIANPNCSTIQMVVALQPLHKKYGIKRVVVSTYQSVTGTGKKAVDQLNNERDGKEGEMAYKYPIDLNVIPQIDVFLDNGYTKEEMKMVNETKKIMGDDSIRVTSTTVRIPVVGGHSESVNIEFEADFDLAEVKQLLSEAPGIVVQDEPSQQLYPMPLWAHEKDEVFVGRIRRDETQPNTLNMWIVSDNLRKGAATNAVQIAEYLLEKGILQKEAELSAAIS
- a CDS encoding oxidoreductase, which produces MAKVWFITGASSGFGAELAKAIIEKGDKLAATFRKEEQANEFSQQHGGKGIGVVLDVTQTEKVPAALQQTIEKFGRIDVLVNNAGYGTLGAIEEFSMEEIRAQMETNFFGAIAMTKAALPIMRQQGSGHIVQISSQAGFRAGAGFGLYNASKFALEGFSEALALEVAPFGIKVTIVEPGPFRTEFLAGSMKAAAQKIEAYQSSPVGNTYKYVNDMNGKQEGDPVKAAKAIVDYVYSENKALRLPLGKAPVQAIRMKLKQVEEDLNANEAIAVSTVFVD